ACATGCGCCCTTGCCGAAAGTGAAAATTGTCACTGGAGTTCGTTGTGTTTTAATACATAGTGAAAAATGTTAAAAACGGTGGATTTATATACACGAAATTGGTTCCCTCAAGGGGGTggtgggatgggaggagggaaagggggtttggggagatggaaaggggggaggatgccaggatgggggggaaggaggggaggatgtcagggtcgtggaggggggggggagtggggcttGAGGACCCCCCAAATATTCGGCGCGAGATACAGACGGACGCGGTGTCTCGATCCTTGGAAGTTGGCTTCGTCTTCGCGCCTGGAaggtggtgtatgtgtatgtgtgtacgtttatgggCTTCACATAGGTTTACGTATAGGTTTTACctggtttatatatacacactgattcatgtatgtaatgtgtgtagtACATTCACATTCCAAATCGAATTTTACttgatcaagtttttttttctttttctattttttttttgttaccaggTTTAATATCCGTGTCTGAAGGGCAAGGTTGGCAAGTTTGACAGGGgtctattattatctttcaaaTATTATGAACATAACACTAGCCACTGGCATGAAGATGAGGTATGCAATATATCAAACAGAATGCAATTTATATTTGCTCAATATTTATTCAGTTAGTGATACTACGACTGCATAGACAGTGTCTACAGCCACGAAGCCGAAGCCGATGTAAGAACATGCAGTCCTTGGGACGACTGGTAACGCGGCGGGTGAGGAACAGAAGCAAGATCATCCATAAAATTGTCATATTTTTCCTCGGTACTACTTTATACCCCAttctaattaattatttttatataacacCACTAGTCACACAGATTGGGAATGAACCAAAAGAAATAGGCAATAGGCGTTGCTATGTAGACAGAAAATCCTAGATTGAATAAAAGTAAGATGTATGTGGCAGTTGACCTAGCCTAGGGCAGAGCGTGGCGACCGCCCTTGTCCGCCACACTCACACGAAGCAATAGAAAACCGTTCTACTCcatatgaaaataacaccataacTTTGCGATTTCTCATCCCAATTCTTGACACTTTCCCTCTCGTATGCagtattttttctctcatactcttGAGAAATGGCGAGAACGATAATGCGACAGGTGAAGTCAGCAACAATGTGTTGTTTGCGTTAAATGGATCTTTTCCTAATGACACCGCCACTTCATTTTTTTCATACGATAGTTTCAGATTTTTTTAGGTTGCGGATTCTCGCTGTGCTGGCGGTAGTTTCGGAAAAGAAACTTAAATATAGGGAAAGGTAATTGACTGTCATCATAGGGAGGGCCAGGGAGGGTTTAGTTAATCAATACGCACACATCAAGGACAGGACTCAGAGGAGTAACGTGGCTTTGTAGATGATGTGGAACTGAGTGCGTCTTCTTATGCATTTTGAACTGGAAAACACGCACGCTTCCACACATGTGAGAAGATTGTTGTAAGCATATATCGTTGAAAGAGTAAAATGTGATTGCAGTTTtatgcgcgcgcatatatttaACAATACAGTATTTGAGCATAGACATGTGAATATGCATTAATGCACTTTTTTGTACACTGATACACATGCACATTTGTGTACACAcgcacctttatatatacatacaaatcgccacacacacacacacacacacacacacacacacacacacacacacacacacacacacacacacatacacacacacacacacacatcacaccacaccacaccacacaccacaccacaccacaccacaccacaccacaccacaccacaccacaccacaccacaccacacacacacacacacacacacacacacacacacacacacacacacacaccacacacacaccacacacacacacacaccacacacaaacacacaccacacacacaccacacacaccacacacacaccacacacacacacaccacacacacaccacacacacacaccacacaccacacacacacaccacacacacacaccacacaccacacacacacaccacacacacacacacaccacacacacaccacacacacacacacacaccacacacacacacacactcaccacacacacacacatcacaccaccacacacacacacacacactcacacacacacacacacagcacaacacacacacacacacacacacacacgacaccacacaacacacaccacacacacacacacatagagccacaccaacacacacacacacacacactacacacactcacacataaccaacacacacacacacacacacacacacacaccacacacacaccacacacacacacacaccacacacacagcaccacacacgacaacacacacaccacacacacacactcacacacacacacaccactcacaccaccacacatacacacacacacacacacatacacaccacacacacacacaccacaccacacacacaacacacaccacacacacacacacacaccacacacacacacacacacacacacaccacattcacacacacacacacacacaccacacacacacacatacacacacaccacacaccacacatacaccacacaccacacatacacaccacacaccacacatgcacaccacacatacacaccacacaccacacatacacaccacacactacacatacacaccacacatacacaccacacatacacaccacacatacacaccacacatacacgccacacatacacaccacacactacacacacaccacacatacacaccacacaccacacatacacaccacacaccacacatacatacacacacacatatcacacacacacatcacacacacacatcacacacacacacatcacacacacacatcacacacacatcacacacacacacatcacacacacatcacacacacacatcacacacacacacacatcacacacacacatcacacacacagcacacacacacacagcacacacagcacacacacacatcacacacagcacacacacacacatcacacacacacacacacatcaaacacacacatcacacacacacacatcacacacacacacaccacacttacacacacaacacacacacacatcacacacacacacacatcacacacacacatcacacacacacacatcacacacacacatcacacacacacacatcacacacacacacacatcacacacacacacacacacacacacacacacacacacacacacacacacacaccgcacttacacacacacacacacacacacaccacacacacacacacacacacacacaccacacttacacacacacacacacacacataccacacttacacacacatgcacacacacacacacacacacacacacacacacacacacacacacacacacacacacacacacacacacacacacacacacacacacacacacacacacacacacacacattattattattattattattattattattacacttacacgcacatgaTTAttgctcttacacacacacacacacacacacacacacacacacacacacacacacacacacacacacacacacacacacacaaacacacgcacatccgcgctcgcacatacatgtatgtgtgtattatatattttatatctttatgtatacttatgtacgtatatgtatgcatagatatgtgtgtgtgtgtgtgtatgtatctatgtatatatacatatgtatatatatgtatgtgtgcgtgcgtgtgtatgtgtatgtgtgtgtgtgtgtgtgtgtgtgcgtgtgtgtgtatgtgtgtgtatgtgtgtatatatatatatatatatatatatatatatatatatatatatatgtatgtatgtatatgtatgcacgtgtttgTAATTCCAAGTACTTCGTCAAATACCACATCggttacgtgtatataaatatatatttatatgtgtgtgtgtgtgtgtgtgtgtatgtgtgtatctttgtttatgtatatgtatatgtatatatgtataagtatataaatataatatgtatatatatgtatataagtttttatgtgtatatatgtatatgttatatatattatgtgtatatatatatatgattatatatattatatatatggatatacatatgtatgtatttatttatgaacatatacttTTACATGCTGTCAttcaacatcaaaaagaaaagaaaagatattaaGCGTTAAAACATTGATTCATGCTGGTTAGAGCGAAGACTTCATTCGGCCCTATGGAAAAAAAGGGGTCTGGAAAGGTTAGAATAGGAGTCTCCCAAGGCCCTTGAGAGAAATTCCGCGACTTCAACGGAAATGGCAGCGATGCGGTGTGAGACGGAGAGGTGACGCTACACCATAATGGAACGTCAAGGGACGCTGTGCGATGATGGATCAGCCGTGACGGTGCCATGTGatttctccttatttatttataaacacgtGTATtcgaccatacatacatacatacttacgcacatgcatacacagaggcACCGGTACCCCCACCGACACTTAAAAACAGGGGCATGAatgcccactcacccacccacaaacacagggGCATGGGTgcctccaacccacccacccacacaaacacagggGCATGGAtaccctcccacacccacacaaacacagggGCATgagcacccccacccacacaaacgCAGGGGCATGTCTACCTCCCCACCACGTCCCAACCCAGGGGCATGggtacccccacccacccacaaacataGGGGCATGGGTGCTCTCCACCCAGCCACACAAAAACAGGGGCATTGaaaccccccacacccacacaaacacaagaacatGAGTACccccactcatacatacacaggggcatggataccccccccccccccccacacacacacacaaacaaacgcaattgCATAAATCCCTCCCATCCATACTGAAACCGTAGCATGGGTACCCCACACTAATACAGGGGCATAGGTACCTCtccatccacacaaacaaagggacatagggtacccccccccccccacgcgggtacacgcacacgcacacgcacgcacaaatacacacacacacacacactcatactcacacactcctTTTCCTTTGCGTCTTGccgtttcctcttttcccttttctcttccttttaccccttcccatttccttccctttccctttttctcctcgctaatttatcttttatctctataTTCCTTTTACGCCCACTATCACGGTCTTTGGCAATGAGAAGCGATATTACCTGCAATAATGACAAACGTTCTGAAGCTAAAAGttcgataattaaaaaaaaaatagactttgCATAATGTACGTTCTTGAAATGAAATGTATTTACCGGAGTCGTACGCATGCGCTCTGATACGCACCACCGTTTTGAAATATGCACGTGGTCACAGAAAACGGACAGATTAATTAAAAACACCTGTTGACATGGTGGGCGGGAGTATTTCAACGCGTTgccactttttttcccctctctccgcctcgcAGTTTTAATGTTTCATTTTACTACTGAGTGAGAACAGTAACGATTGCCTTTATTGTTGCGATGATGGCATTCACAAATTGTTTAATCCTACAGGAACAGAAACTCtaatgaaataaaatggaatatGATCTTTACATATGAGAGTATGCTATATTCAGTATCTATTGTCATCACGTCATTGTTGTCAACAAATCGCAATTACGCAAGAAAACATTTACGTGTTATTATGGGCTACTGCATAGTTTTTGATAGAGAGCTTGCACTATAAATGCAGATTAAGGGCTGTAGTCCCTTATGTTAGCTGATGCTCCTGAACATAGCAAAATTATCTGTGAATTACATGTCTGGTTAACAACGCACATTTCCTCATGGTTAAATGTGACTCGTGAACGTACCCTGAAAATCATCAAGAAATGTTGCTGTCAGGACCCATATTCCTCAAAGCAGAAGCTCAGATCTGCaattctgaaaaaaacaaaaaataataattggcaTTATAAGTTATTAGAATGAGGTCCCTACCTCATAACATCATAACTGCACCATCATTAGCTGCTGCTTTTACTCAACTACAGTCATCCCCATATTCttgtccttttctccttcatcttcagtTTCCTTCACTCACCTGCGTCGCCTATCatatcctcaccctccccttctgcGCCCTCCATATCTGCTACCATTTAAAGTAATCTTAATTGATTATCTCTCGACGTTAATATTATATCAGGTATTGACGCGACTTTAACTCACCTCATTTATTCCAGATCCAAAATGTCATCAGGTGGTGAGCCACCCACATCCCAGGCTTTTACGCCGTTTTGGATTGCTGGGCCCGGCTCGCCCTCCACCCCCGTCGTTGGCAACCCAGTGGCTAACCCCGTGCCCAGTGCTGACCTCGGCACTCTTGGAGGACCTGGTGTGGCCAGCAATGTACAGCCAACAATGTCACAGGACATTACTACAATGGCTAATGCGGTTCCCCATGATGACTTCACAAATGGTCTTCCAGAAGTGCAGGCGCCTCCACAGCCACAACAAACTGGGGTaagatgattctctctctctctctctctctctctctctctctctctctctctctctctctctctctctctctctcgctctcgctctctctctctctcgctctctctcgctctctctcgctctctctcgctctctctctctctctctctctctctctctctctctctctctctctctctctctctctctctctctctctctctctctctctctctctctctctctctctttatttctgtctgtctgtcctctctttctctttttatttatctctgttctctctttctcttttcctttctctgtcctctctttcttctctttctctttttatttctctctgtcctctctttctctttttatttctgtctgtcctctctttctcttttcctttctgtctgtcctctctttctctttttctttttctctgtcctctctttctctttctcactgcccTCTCTTTGTAATAATACGTGTGAAGATTATCCCACTTGCTGCCACCAGTGCAATAATGTGTAGAGTACGTGTTCCTCTGTGATATCACAGTTGGTTAAAATATGTTTGctagagtacagaggacaggcctgGCAGAGACGTCCAGACAGGAGCGCCGTGCCATGCCCGCGAGGGCGGGCGGTCTTTATGAGCTTGAGGTATTGAGCTAGTTTTTGAGGTGATCACAGGATATAGTTTGAAAATGTCACTAAATATGGGACAATGGAAAACATTAATCTTTAGTAGGAGTATCAGTGCAGACTGTTTTATGGCAGTGATAGGTTCTTGTGGTCACGTGTTTGGACGGGGACACTGGGTATGtcagtacaattaaatcgtgaacatttgaAAACTACAGtttcgtcaataataatgataacaaatatagtgTTTTAGAATGAGCACATTttaagtataatcaagatattagTTTACATGTGATCGGCGGAAAAGgtcggaattgcttgctctggaGGCACTTTGTTATTGTTGGTCCGTTCTGGCCCCATGGCAGAGTTGGCACTGGCGATGACCAGTAGAGTGCTGGGTACTATGGGAAGTCgagggtgggtagaggggagaggtcattaaaTCGCTCGGCTGCCTAACCAAGATCGTCCTCGATCCGGTCGGCGGCCTAGGGAGCTTGTTCGCACAGATCATTGTTCCGAAGCGCAAGTGGTCTTGACGGGAGCAGCAGTGGTGATCGGTCACGGAGCTCGTCAATCGTTTCACAGGTCGCTTGAAGACATGGTTAACTTGCCAAGCGCCGTGTCAGTCGTAAATGACACGCACACCGGTCTAGAAGATTCTAGACCAAGTTGTTGGCGTTGAGACGGGGACTTGTCGGAGAATCGTGAGAACGAAGTCATGAAAGGATCAAGATCACGTTGTTGGTGGGGAGGATTCGTCATCTTGGGAGAGGAAGGGTACCATGGTGATGGCGTCATGAGGTTCGACATGACTATTCTTGCCAGGGTCACCCGAACAGGGCAACAGGTATGGTGAGTGAAGCGAGATGCGGCGAGGACGTCaggcgagacgagacgagacgagacgagatgcTGCTAGGACGTCAGGCGGCGCTCACCAGCGGGCGAGACGACGGCGATGTTAACGGAGCGAGCGAGACTTGGCGAGggcagcgacgtggtgatccgagagtcaaggtcaACAGTGGGCTTCAGCACGGGGCGTCTGACTCTGAGGACAACAAACGAGAACAACAGTACCATATCTTGGCGACAGAAGATATAATGCCATATCTcagttacaatatcaacacgaatTCATAATGATTAGGAATTGACTGACCATGTCAGCGATTCGAAATGGAGTGTTAAGTGCAACATTCACCTGAGAGATTGAAGGCAGTAATGAACACTCGAGATTGCTGGAGGAAATTACGTGTTTACAGAGCTATGCAAAATGTAGGAATGATTCTCCACGAAAATGATATCTAGGATTCAGGTAGATAGGTCATACTtagaatatatttccttcagggaaatatattctccctctccctccctctctccccctctccccctctccccctctccccctctccccctctccccctctccccctctccccctctccccctcttcctcctctccctccactctctccctccactctctccctctctctctctccctctctctctctctctctctctctctctctctctctctctctctctctctctctctctctctctctctctctccctctctctccctctctccctccccctccctccctcccccctctccctcccccctctccctcccccccctccccctcccccctccccctccccctccccctctccctcccccctctccctccccctccctccctccctctccctttccctccccctccccctccccctccccctccctccctccctccctccctccctccctccctccctccctccctccctccctccctccctccctccctcccctagcatcccacctccccccacatatatatatttgtctttatgtatttatacaggtctttattatgttatgtatatgcatatttatatgtaaaagcatgcttatataaaattatacctGTAGTTTAAAATGAAGCTAGGGGTACAGGTCTTAATACTGTGCACATTGCTTTCTTCGCAGGACCTTAAGGAATAAGTCTTTACAAAAGGTACTAACCAAAAGTTTTACATGTTCAACAGCCACCAGAACCACAACCACTACCTGAACCTCAGCAGCCAGAACCCACACTAGAAGCTCCTCTTGAACCTGCACAAGTGCCACAGCAGCaaccacagcagcagcaacagcagcagcagccacagcagcaACCCCAACAGGCTGAAGTGAGTGTGGATGGAAATCCTCCTGCGTGTTCCAGCGGTGCCCCAGCCAAGTACTTCCCAGCTAATGTGGAAGAGACAAATGAAACCACCATAGATAATAAAATGAAGGCGAAGGTTCAGCGGAGGAGATTATCCCCATCACATAGAGAGATGATTATCGACCTTGTTTTCAATGAGAAGAAGACGTCTAGAGAGGTATGATTTGCATTTTGAAAAGTTATGAAATGTTACCAATTATGATATATCTTTGAGaacaaacatgaaaagaaagttttatatgataaaaaccaatacttttttttccaaGATATGTTTCTTAACTACATTTTTGATTCCCAAGGTTGCACGTTACATGGGTCTGCCTCAATCAACAGTCATGTCAGTGGTACAAGTATTCAAGAAAGAGCACCGTATACACAAAAAGACAGCCACGGGACGCAAACGCCGCCTAACAACTGCACAAGAGTTCCAGCTCTTCGAGATGTCACAGGAGAGAGATAACATATCAGTAGATGAGATACGTCGTCGCTTTTTGCAACAGTATCCTGAATTTGGTCACATATCAAAAACTACAATTTACAGAACATTGGAAAGAGGAAAGGTATATATTGTTGCAAACAGTAACACTTGTTAAATACAATAAATTCCAATTTTTTTCTGTGTAATTTCAGAAATAGCTTTATtgcaaaaaattatattatcattctatttgaAATAAAATATGTAGAGATTAGGAAACCatgtttttttacaatttttcaCACAGAGATTAGTAGAAAATCACTCACTTTCGTATATATATTACCTAATATTTTTTCAAAGCATTAATATATGTAAAGAGGTAATTCTTTGTATAGCAAAGAGTGATAGAAATCCCCCAGAGTTATACCTACTAGTTCATTGCTTGATTTTCAGAAAGGATTAATAGGGATGGACCCTCCACCTGAGCGCTACTTGGAGCCAATAGAGCGTTACTGGcccaagaagagagggagacctcGGGTAAGTTTTAATCCATCCAGTTTGTAATATTTAGTTTTTTGGTCACTATAAATAATTTAAGGTTTTGGTGAAAtcataaaatatgaataagagtGTTCAATATTGTGACCAGGATGAAAACTGGGTTGTAGTATATTGGTattgatagatatttacacaAATTCAGAGAAAACATATGAAAAATAAGTCTTTCAAATGTGTGAATACGTGAATATTCTGTAGAATAGTCTATTGAAAGTAGGTACCAACAAAATATACCAGCGGGTGTTGCTATTAGCCCGTGTTCCAGAAGGCAGGTGCGGGGTCAGAATCATCTTCCATGAACAATGTGCTTGAGCCCAGTGTTAGCATTATGGAGGAGAGTGGACCTATTGAAACCAGTGCTGCCGACAAAGATATCAGCAGACAACGACGGTCGCTGTCTATTGCTGAGAGGGAGATGATTATTAggtcagtttttttcttcttcttcttcttcttcttcttcttcttcttcttcttcttcttcttcttcttcttcttcttcttcttcttctttctttctttgtcatttttctttttttccttgtttttcttctttttttcctgttcttcctgattttttttcttactttgtttttttttatcagtattatgtttaccagtacttttttttttttagttctaagAAATAATTTGTTTATTGTTCATCTGAAAcattttgtaaaaataaataaataaataaatatctcatAAAAGTAACACTACACCATTCTTTCTCTCAACTTCCAGTCTTTTCTTCAATGAAAATCGAACCATAAGAGAGGTCGCAGATTTTATGCACTTAGCGAAGTCTACAGTCTCGTCAGTTGTTCAGGTCTTCAAGAAGGAGCACAGAATCCAACGGAAGACTTCCACGGGACGTAAGAAAAAGCTGTCCGATGAGCATGAGCACATGATCATGGATATCCTCTCCCAAAAGGAGGACATTACAatagaagaaacaagaaataggTTCCTGTCTTTGAATCCCGATGTTCCTAATATTAGTAAGAGTACAATTTACAGAATAATGGAGAATTGTCAGTCAAAGCTGGTAAGATAATGCTGTAATTCAGTTATTTTATGAGTTTATTGatttgaatgaattaataaaattgTCAGAATATGCTCTTAGAACAATTAGGAAGTTCCtgttattcatataaaaataaaaaacagtatGCTAATGACAAACTACATAATAAGTAATATACTCTTTAATCTTGATTTACCTATCAAATGTCAGAACATGGGTTAACCATCTAAATTTCAAATGTCTTTCCAGAGAGCTAGATCAGACATGGAGGTTTTTGTAGGCATTTTTGTTCATTCTACCGAAGACAACCCATTAATCATCATGCCAGGGATGGTTATGGGTGTTCTCAACACAAAGGTAACTATTACAGAAATGTtttccttataatttttattatttattatgttgcTCCCCAAGAATAAAGAAACATGGTATTTATCAGTTTAAAGAAAGACTATATGCAAttggaatggaaagaggaaaaattgaaatatatgtgtgaaatTCTAAAGCTTAATTCCTTAATTTCATTTTTAACAGATTGAGTTTATGGAGAGCTTAGAAGAACTTGATCACCTCAAAGCAGAGTATTGTTTTACAGACTCAAACATTCACTACATGACTCCAAGGTAATTGATTTAGAGTAATGCTGTTATGTGAAAATGCCTTCTTCATAACATTTGGTGTGATGCTCATTATGAAATAGTATTGTATTTTCAAGATATAATTCTGGTTATATAcaacattttttctctctgcaAAATAACAGCCAGTTTATGATGCCTGggatgatagacacacacatacatgcttctCAATTTCCTAAC
The nucleotide sequence above comes from Penaeus chinensis breed Huanghai No. 1 chromosome 3, ASM1920278v2, whole genome shotgun sequence. Encoded proteins:
- the LOC125041589 gene encoding uncharacterized protein LOC125041589 isoform X2, yielding MSSGGEPPTSQAFTPFWIAGPGSPSTPVVGNPVANPVPSADLGTLGGPGVASNVQPTMSQDITTMANAVPHDDFTNGLPEVQAPPQPQQTGPPEPQPLPEPQQPEPTLEAPLEPAQVPQQQPQQQQQQQQPQQQPQQAEVSVDGNPPACSSGAPAKYFPANVEETNETTIDNKMKAKVQRRRLSPSHREMIIDLVFNEKKTSREVARYMGLPQSTVMSVVQVFKKEHRIHKKTATGRKRRLTTAQEFQLFEMSQERDNISVDEIRRRFLQQYPEFGHISKTTIYRTLERGKKGLIGMDPPPERYLEPIERYWPKKRGRPRKAGAGSESSSMNNVLEPSVSIMEESGPIETSAADKDISRQRRSLSIAEREMIISLFFNENRTIREVADFMHLAKSTVSSVVQVFKKEHRIQRKTSTGRKKKLSDEHEHMIMDILSQKEDITIEETRNRFLSLNPDVPNISKSTIYRIMENCQSKLRARSDMEVFVGIFVHSTEDNPLIIMPGMVMGVLNTKIEFMESLEELDHLKAEYCFTDSNIHYMTPSQFMMPGMIDTHIHASQFPNNGVAMDLPLLEWLQTYTFPTEANFSDTLFAREVYSKVVERLLRNGTTTAAYFGTIHLEGSKILADVVHDKGQRALIGKVNMMRNCPEYYREMSVQESIRDTEEFIRYVRSIQSPLVQPIVTPRFAPTCPEDQLASLGQLAAKYGCHIQSHLCETQPECNWVKELFPWAKSYTDVYDSMRLLSEKSVMAHCIWLTDDEIYTLRERGVGVSHCPNSNVSIRSGLCDIRRLLNSGLKVGLGTDCSGGYCPSILDSMRQSLQVSNILALDRDQDYQRLTYKEAFRMATLGGAKVLNMEDRIGNFEIDKEFDALLIDVSAPGSAIDIFSKDTVEDKVQKFIYTGDDRNIARVYVAGHRILDLHNKNLH
- the LOC125041589 gene encoding uncharacterized protein LOC125041589 isoform X1, with protein sequence MSSGGEPPTSQAFTPFWIAGPGSPSTPVVGNPVANPVPSADLGTLGGPGVASNVQPTMSQDITTMANAVPHDDFTNGLPEVQAPPQPQQTGPPEPQPLPEPQQPEPTLEAPLEPAQVPQQQPQQQQQQQQPQQQPQQAEVSVDGNPPACSSGAPAKYFPANVEETNETTIDNKMKAKVQRRRLSPSHREMIIDLVFNEKKTSREVARYMGLPQSTVMSVVQVFKKEHRIHKKTATGRKRRLTTAQEFQLFEMSQERDNISVDEIRRRFLQQYPEFGHISKTTIYRTLERGKKGLIGMDPPPERYLEPIERYWPKKRGRPRPVFQKAGAGSESSSMNNVLEPSVSIMEESGPIETSAADKDISRQRRSLSIAEREMIISLFFNENRTIREVADFMHLAKSTVSSVVQVFKKEHRIQRKTSTGRKKKLSDEHEHMIMDILSQKEDITIEETRNRFLSLNPDVPNISKSTIYRIMENCQSKLRARSDMEVFVGIFVHSTEDNPLIIMPGMVMGVLNTKIEFMESLEELDHLKAEYCFTDSNIHYMTPSQFMMPGMIDTHIHASQFPNNGVAMDLPLLEWLQTYTFPTEANFSDTLFAREVYSKVVERLLRNGTTTAAYFGTIHLEGSKILADVVHDKGQRALIGKVNMMRNCPEYYREMSVQESIRDTEEFIRYVRSIQSPLVQPIVTPRFAPTCPEDQLASLGQLAAKYGCHIQSHLCETQPECNWVKELFPWAKSYTDVYDSMRLLSEKSVMAHCIWLTDDEIYTLRERGVGVSHCPNSNVSIRSGLCDIRRLLNSGLKVGLGTDCSGGYCPSILDSMRQSLQVSNILALDRDQDYQRLTYKEAFRMATLGGAKVLNMEDRIGNFEIDKEFDALLIDVSAPGSAIDIFSKDTVEDKVQKFIYTGDDRNIARVYVAGHRILDLHNKNLH
- the LOC125041589 gene encoding uncharacterized protein LOC125041589 isoform X3, whose product is MSSGGEPPTSQAFTPFWIAGPGSPSTPVVGNPVANPVPSADLGTLGGPGVASNVQPTMSQDITTMANAVPHDDFTNGLPEVQAPPQPQQTGPPEPQPLPEPQQPEPTLEAPLEPAQVPQQQPQQQQQQQQPQQQPQQAEVSVDGNPPACSSGAPAKYFPANVEETNETTIDNKMKAKVQRRRLSPSHREMIIDLVFNEKKTSREVARYMGLPQSTVMSVVQVFKKEHRIHKKTATGRKRRLTTAQEFQLFEMSQERDNISVDEIRRRFLQQYPEFGHISKTTIYRTLERGKKGLIGMDPPPERYLEPIERYWPKKRGRPRAGAGSESSSMNNVLEPSVSIMEESGPIETSAADKDISRQRRSLSIAEREMIISLFFNENRTIREVADFMHLAKSTVSSVVQVFKKEHRIQRKTSTGRKKKLSDEHEHMIMDILSQKEDITIEETRNRFLSLNPDVPNISKSTIYRIMENCQSKLRARSDMEVFVGIFVHSTEDNPLIIMPGMVMGVLNTKIEFMESLEELDHLKAEYCFTDSNIHYMTPSQFMMPGMIDTHIHASQFPNNGVAMDLPLLEWLQTYTFPTEANFSDTLFAREVYSKVVERLLRNGTTTAAYFGTIHLEGSKILADVVHDKGQRALIGKVNMMRNCPEYYREMSVQESIRDTEEFIRYVRSIQSPLVQPIVTPRFAPTCPEDQLASLGQLAAKYGCHIQSHLCETQPECNWVKELFPWAKSYTDVYDSMRLLSEKSVMAHCIWLTDDEIYTLRERGVGVSHCPNSNVSIRSGLCDIRRLLNSGLKVGLGTDCSGGYCPSILDSMRQSLQVSNILALDRDQDYQRLTYKEAFRMATLGGAKVLNMEDRIGNFEIDKEFDALLIDVSAPGSAIDIFSKDTVEDKVQKFIYTGDDRNIARVYVAGHRILDLHNKNLH